Proteins co-encoded in one Nematostella vectensis chromosome 15, jaNemVect1.1, whole genome shotgun sequence genomic window:
- the LOC116604784 gene encoding putative protein TPRXL, translated as MVFSDGYLVTCNLKCCQSDNCNMGGEFPTASTNPLASSSPPHSNPQTMPLTTAAISPSPDRSTSTEPDSTLTTTGGTGPVTDSSTHRASSANPSTPSSSPPDTNSPALLVITIMCGSLLIALLNGGR; from the coding sequence ATGGTGTTTTCTGATGGCTACCTCGTCACCTGTAATCTGAAGTGCTGCCAAAGTGACAACTGCAACATGGGAGGGGAGTTCCCTACTGCGAGCACCAACCCTCTTGCATCCTCAAGTCCACCTCACTCCAACCCCCAGACCATGCCCCTTACCACTGCGGCTATTTCCCCATCACCCGACCGCTCCACCTCTACCGAACCAGACAGTACCCTAACTACCACTGGTGGCACAGGTCCTGTCACCGACTCTTCTACTCACAGGGCATCATCTGCGAACCCGTCTACTCCGTCCAGTAGCCCCCCTGACACGAATTCGCCGGCTTTGTTGGTTATTACTATCATGTGTGGGTCTCTTCTAATAGCTTTATTGAACGGAGGTCGTTAA